Within Sorangiineae bacterium MSr11367, the genomic segment CGTCCCGGTGGTTTCGTCGCAGCGGCCCGAGCTCATTGCGCTCGATTTGGCCGAGGAACTGCACCTTCGGTCCGATCGTATCTCGATTGCTTACCGCAAGTGGCTACGTCGATTGGGACTGCGTTACGGCGTTCTCGCCTGATTCACGGCCCCTTCTTCGCCGCATTCACCTTGGCCATGTAGTCGCCCGCCTCGCGCACGGCGTCCACCTCGACGCCATTCATCCGCGGCTTGTCGTGGGATTCGGTGAACCACATTTTGCGAACGGCGGCCGCGATCCCCGGGTTGCCGCCGGTAAACGCCTGCACCATCCCTGCCCACCGCGCGCCGAGCTCCTGGGCCCGTGGCGAGGCGGGATCGGTGCCTTTGGCGGCTTCGTCGCGCACCTCCTCGATGAGTAGACGCCAATCCTCCTGGGCCTTCTTGAGTCCCTCCTCGCCCAAGGCCTCGCGGCGCTGGCGCAGTTCTTCGAGTTGTTCGGGCGTGAAATACGACTCGACGTTCATCATGGCCTCCATGGTTTCGAAAATGCTCTCGGTGGATAAGGTCTCGTCGGCGTCGATGTGCCGAACGAGGGTTTCGAGCCGGTGCAATAGAATGCGGCGCGAGACCATCTCCTCGCGCAGTCGCTCGAGGCGAAGGGTGAGGGCCTTGCGAAGCGAGAAATCTCGGTCGTGGAGGGTCTGGGCAATGTCCTCGAGCGAAAAGCCGAGCTGGCGCAAGGCTTTGATCTGCAAGAGGCGCTCGACGCTGGCGTCGTCGTAAATGCGATGCCCCGACGACGTGTAGGCCGGGCGGAGCAGCCCGATCTCGTCGTAATGGTGCAGCGCACGCACGGAGACGCCCCCGCGCGCGGCCAGCTCCCCCACTTTGAGTTGCAACGGTTTGGTCCTCACACGAAGACCGTACGACCTCACGCAACGTGAGGATCAA encodes:
- a CDS encoding MerR family transcriptional regulator — protein: MRTKPLQLKVGELAARGGVSVRALHHYDEIGLLRPAYTSSGHRIYDDASVERLLQIKALRQLGFSLEDIAQTLHDRDFSLRKALTLRLERLREEMVSRRILLHRLETLVRHIDADETLSTESIFETMEAMMNVESYFTPEQLEELRQRREALGEEGLKKAQEDWRLLIEEVRDEAAKGTDPASPRAQELGARWAGMVQAFTGGNPGIAAAVRKMWFTESHDKPRMNGVEVDAVREAGDYMAKVNAAKKGP